The genomic region CCGACACCGGCACGCCCGCCTTCGCCAGCTTCTCGATGGCGTCCAGCCGCTTGGCCGGCGTGGACGTGCGCGGCTCCATGATGCGCTGCAGGTCCGCGTCGAGCGTGGTGACGGAGAGGTTGACGACCACGGCCTCGTGCGCGGCGAGCTCCGCCAGCACGTCGGCGTCGCGGGTGACGAGGTGGTTCTTGGTGATGACGGCCACCGGGTTGCGGAACTCCGCCAGCACCTCCAGGCAGCCGCGCGTGATGCGCAGCCGCCGCTCCACGGGCTGGTACGGGTCCGTCACCCCGCTCAGGCCGATGGGCGTGGGCGTCCAGCTCCGCGCCGACAGCTCCTTGCGAAGCAGGGCCGGCGCGTCCTCCTTGACCATGATGCGCGTCTCGAAGTCCAGCCCGGCCGAGAAGCCCAGGTACTCGTGCGTGGGCCGCGCGAAGCAGTAGATGCAGCCGTGCTCGCACCCGCGGTACGGGTTGAGCCCCACGTCAAAGCTGACGTCGGGGCTGTCGTTGCGCGTGAGCAGCTTCTGCGTGGGGTCACGGAAGAAGAGCGTGCGCGGGCCGGGATCGTCCGGGTCGCGCGTCTCGTCGTCGGGGGCGTACGACAGCCGCTCGAAGCGGTTGGGCGGGTTGTCGGCGGCGCCGCGCC from Longimicrobiaceae bacterium harbors:
- a CDS encoding radical SAM protein; translated protein: MTTNLVTIRGRGAADNPPNRFERLSYAPDDETRDPDDPGPRTLFFRDPTQKLLTRNDSPDVSFDVGLNPYRGCEHGCIYCFARPTHEYLGFSAGLDFETRIMVKEDAPALLRKELSARSWTPTPIGLSGVTDPYQPVERRLRITRGCLEVLAEFRNPVAVITKNHLVTRDADVLAELAAHEAVVVNLSVTTLDADLQRIMEPRTSTPAKRLDAIEKLAKAGVPVS